The Solidesulfovibrio fructosivorans JJ] region CGCCATGGGCACCCTGGCCACGGCCATCGTGGCCCAGAGCTGGACCCGCGCCCAATGCGAAGCCCTCGTCTTCCCCCACCCGGGCCTGGACGAGACCCTGCGCGCGGCGCTGTTGGGTGAAATGAAGACGAAAGATTAAAGAATGAACGCGGGGGGAAACTTCTTGAAAGAAGTTTCCCCCCGCGCGCCCCCTTCAAGAACTTTTAACGAGGGCAATGTAGTCACGAGAGACGGGACTCCGAAGTATTGGGAGATGCCATGATGCAGCAAGGTTTCACCAGACGTCATCTCCTGCGCGCCGGGCTTGTCGGCGCATGCGCCTGCCTGTTCCCCTGGCGGGCCTTGGCCGCCGTCACGGCCAAGCCGAATTTCTACGTCGCCAACCGCGAAAAGCTGCTGGCGGATTTCCGGGGCGTGTGCGCCGGGGCCGAACACTGGCTTGCCGCCCGCATTGCCGCGCCCACGGCCAAAGCCATCACCGCTGACGCCGAGCGCCGCTACGAACGCCTGCTCCCCGGCATGCCGGAAATCGGCGGCACGACCAACCGCAACCAGCCCTTTCTCATCATGGCCGGCTGGCTCACGGCGCTGACCCAGGCCATGGGCGAAAAAGGCATGCCCGCCAAGGACGCCGGCCGCCTCCTCTACGATCTCGACGCCGCCGACTGGACCGCCGTGCCGCCCCAAAAAGCCAAGGCCATGGGCGCGGCGCTTTTCTCGCCCGCCTACTTCGCGTCGCTCAAGGAATGGGCCGCCGCCAGCCAGAAACGCCAATACCCCGGCGACTGGGTCGGCAAGGCCATCCCAGGCGACGGCAAGACCTTCGACCTCGGCTACGACTACACCCAGTGCGGCGCGGTCCTCTATTTCAAAGCCCAGGGCGTGGCCGAAGTCGCCCCCTACTTCTGCCTCAACGACTTCCTGGCCTCTCGCGCCCAGGGAACAGGCCTCGAACGCAAACACACCCTGGCCCAGGGCGACGCGCTGTGCGATTTCCGCTACAAACACGGCCGCCCCGTCACCCAGAACTGGGACACCGAAGTGCCCCACTTCCACAGCAATAAGCCGGCGTAAGCGAAAGCGGCGGGGGCTCTGCCCCCGTGCCCCCGC contains the following coding sequences:
- a CDS encoding L-2-amino-thiazoline-4-carboxylic acid hydrolase, which gives rise to MMQQGFTRRHLLRAGLVGACACLFPWRALAAVTAKPNFYVANREKLLADFRGVCAGAEHWLAARIAAPTAKAITADAERRYERLLPGMPEIGGTTNRNQPFLIMAGWLTALTQAMGEKGMPAKDAGRLLYDLDAADWTAVPPQKAKAMGAALFSPAYFASLKEWAAASQKRQYPGDWVGKAIPGDGKTFDLGYDYTQCGAVLYFKAQGVAEVAPYFCLNDFLASRAQGTGLERKHTLAQGDALCDFRYKHGRPVTQNWDTEVPHFHSNKPA